The DNA segment TTTTAAGGAGGCGTATATTAATATGAATAAGTATAAATTTTTATTTTCAATAATATTTTTATCTTTTATGTTATTAGGATTATCTTTTTATAATAATGCAAAAAATAGACTTAAATTTAAAAAAAATGATTTTATATACGGTATAACTATAAATGATAGTTATGATGAAAATATAGAAATTGATGAAATTGTTAATGCGATAAAAGATATGCCTGTTGTTCCAACTGTTAGAATTGTAATGTCTTATGACATAGAGCCTGAAGAGTATTTAGAAGTATTTAAAAAAATACACAGTGTTGCATATGTTATGGCAGAACCTGTTGATTCATACGTAATGAATAAATACACTAATGTGAAAGATTATATTAAAAGATATGAAAAATCATATGAAATACTTAGTCCTTATGTAGATATTTGGGAAATTGGGAATGAAATAAATGGAGATTGGCTAGGAGATAATCAAAAATTAATTGTAAATAAAATGATAGCAGCCTATAATTTTATTCGTGAAAAAGGAGCAGTAACTGCATTAACTAGTTATTATATAGTACCTGATAAAAATGAAAATAAAATGTTAGATTGGCTTGAAAAACATGTGCCTAAAAATATGAAAGATGGGCTTGATTACTTATTTGTAAGTTATTATGAAGATGATAATAATGGATATAATCCAAATTGGGAAAAAATATTTTTAGAAGTTTCTGAAAGATTTCCTAAACAAAAAATTGGTATTGGAGAATGTGGGATTTCTAACAATAATTCATCATTGGAAGAAAAACTAAAAATAATTAATAAATATTATGGAATGCCTGTATATACTAAAAATTTTGTAGGTGGATATTTTTGGTGGTATTGGGTAGATGACAGTATTCCACATGAAAATAATAGAATATATAATGAAATAAATAATTTATTTTCTAAATTTAATAAATAGTATTGTACTATGCTAAAAAACATGCTAAAATGAGTTAAGATTGTTCCGTATAATCCTTTAAATATGGTAAAGGAGTTTCTACACAAGCACCATAAATGCTTGTACTACGAGAGACCTTTTTTTGGTTTCTTGAACGCTTTTTTTATTTTAAAAAAGAGAAGTACGGAATAAAAAAAAAGGAGGGTCTTAATGGAAAAATTTTTCAAATTAGAAGAACATGGAACTACTGTAAAAACAGAGATTTTTGCAGGTATTACAACATTTTTAACTATGGCATATATTTTAGCCGTAAATGTATCAATTCTAAGTATAGCAGGTATTCCTGCAACAGCGGTATTTTTTGCAACGAGTATATCAGCAGCAGTAGCAACAATATTTATGGGAATATATGCTAATTCACCAATAGCTTTAGCACCAGGTATGGGACTTAATGCATTTTTTACATTTACAGTGGTATTAACACTTGGTTATACTTACCAGGAAGCATTGGCTATGGTATTTATATCAGGAGTAATTTTTTTCATAATCTCATTAGCAGGATTAAGAAAAAGAATAATAGAAAGTATTCCTAGTAGTTTAAAACAATCAATAGGTGCAGGTATAGGGTTTTTCATTGCATTTATTGGATTAGTTAAAATGGGAGTTATAGTAAAGCACCCTGCAACATTAGTAAGTTTAGGTAATTTAAAAAATCCAACAGTAGCATTAGCTATATTAGGATTAATAGTAACAATAATATTACTTAGTTTAGATGTTAAGGCGGCAGTATTTGTAGGGATTTTAATAACAGCAGTTGTAGGAATTATCTTAAATACATTAGGTATAAATAATATGCCACAATTACCAACAAAAATATTTGATTTTAGCTTTGATACTTCAGTTGCTGGAACATTTATTGGAGGATTAAAAAGCATATTAACAAAACTTGAAAGTATAGTAGTAATTTTGACTATGTTATTTGTTGATTTCTTTGATACGGCAGGTACATTAATAGCGGTAACAAATAAAATTGGAGATAATACTGGAAAAGATTATAATATGGATAAAATGTTTTATTCAGATGCTATTGGAACAATAGTTGGTTCAACATTGGGAACTTCAAATGTAACAAGTTATATTGAAGCTGCAAGTGGAGTAGCAGCAGGTGGGAGAACAGGATTAACAGCAGTGGTAACAGGAGCATTATTCTTATTATCAACTATGTTTGCTCCTTTATTATCTATTGTACAAAGTATACAGGTAGGCGAAATATTCTTAGAGCCAGTAGTAGCACCTGCATTAGTAGTAGTTGGAGTTTTAATGGCAACTCAATTATCAAATGTTGATTGGCATGATTTCTCAACAGCAGCAAGTGGATTTGTTACTATAATAATAATGATATTATCTTATTCAATAGCAAATGGTATTGCAGCAGGATTTATAGTTTATGTAATAACTAGAATATTTACAAAAGAATTAAAAGAAATTAAACCAACAGTATGGGTATTGTTTGTAATATTTGTATTACACTTTGCAGCATTTTAATAAATAGATAAGTTCACAATTAATAAGATTGTGGACTTTTTATATTGCAATATTTTTAAAATAGGTTATAATACTTAGGGTGGTGATAAAAATGTTGAAAAAATATAAGAAAATAATGGAAAAAGGAGTTAGTAATGCTTTATGTGAAGCGTTAGATAATATAGTGTTTGTTTATGGTGGTTCTAATTTTCCTGATAAATTGCCACCAGAAGGAAGTAGAAAAGTATATAACTATATTTATGTTTATGACAAAGAATTTAATTTTTTATCTAAACAAAAAGGTAGTATATATGTTGATGGTGGTATAAAAATAAAAGATAAAAATATGCTTTGGTATATATTTGGAAACGGAATATATAAGATATATGAAAATGATTTAAAAGTAGTAGAAGAAAAGGTATTTAATTTAGATTTTGAAATATTATCAGGTTTTGGTTGTATATATAACAATAAATTAATATTTGGCTATGATAAGGTATATGAATATGATATTTTAAAAAATTCATTAAAAGTATTAAATGAAGTAATATTTACACCAAGAAATCAAAGTGTTTATGCAAAACATAAAGATTATCTATATTTATTTGGTGGAGCAACTAATATATCTTTATTAGATTCATATAGATATAGTTTGATAGAAAATAAATGGGAAAAATTAAATGATATACCAACTTCATTTTTAGGTTCAAGTTTTTGTGAATACGACCAAGATAATTTAATTATTATGGGTGGATTTAATAAGGAAGTATTTGATAATGCTGTAATAAATTTATCTAATATAGAATTTAAAATTAATTATTTTAAAACTCCAAGAAAAGATTTTAAATGGAATCAAAATATATATTTATATAATTTTGAAAAAAAGAAATTTAAAATATTAGCAAAAGAAAGCGAAAGTGCAACTTGTGGTTCTAGTTTAATAAAAATTAATGATAGTTTTTATTTAGTAAATGGAGAGGAAAAACCTGGATTTAGAAGCCCTAATGTATTTGAATATAAGTAGAAAATAGCTGAGTTTTGAGACTCAGCTTTTAAATTATATGTTTTTTAAATTTTTTTTACAGTATAAAGATGTTAATACACCTAGTATAGATGAGATAATAAGTATTATATATACACTATCTACAAGGTTATTTTTTATGAAATAATCAAATATTAAACCATATATTATTTGCCCAATAGGTTGTGAAGATACGGCTATTGCTATTAAAATAGCCATTATTTTACCTATAAGATTTTGTGGTGTCTGTATTTGGAAAAATGTAAATGTTTGTATAGTAAAAATTGTAGCCATACTCATTAAGATAAAACTTGAAATATTTATAATAATGTAGGTTACCATATTTGAAATATTTAGATACATTGCAACACCCATAAGTGTAACTCCAAGTGAACAAATAAATAGGAAAATATGGGACTTTTTAAATTCTAAATTTTTTAGTATTGTTGCAGATGAAATTCCGCCCAAAATACTACCCATTGCAAGTATTCCTTGTGCCAGTCCTAATTTTAAATCGTCCATTTTTAAAATTTGTATTATAATAATAGGTATTCCAACAATTAACATT comes from the Oceanivirga salmonicida genome and includes:
- a CDS encoding kelch repeat-containing protein is translated as MLKKYKKIMEKGVSNALCEALDNIVFVYGGSNFPDKLPPEGSRKVYNYIYVYDKEFNFLSKQKGSIYVDGGIKIKDKNMLWYIFGNGIYKIYENDLKVVEEKVFNLDFEILSGFGCIYNNKLIFGYDKVYEYDILKNSLKVLNEVIFTPRNQSVYAKHKDYLYLFGGATNISLLDSYRYSLIENKWEKLNDIPTSFLGSSFCEYDQDNLIIMGGFNKEVFDNAVINLSNIEFKINYFKTPRKDFKWNQNIYLYNFEKKKFKILAKESESATCGSSLIKINDSFYLVNGEEKPGFRSPNVFEYK
- a CDS encoding NCS2 family permease is translated as MEKFFKLEEHGTTVKTEIFAGITTFLTMAYILAVNVSILSIAGIPATAVFFATSISAAVATIFMGIYANSPIALAPGMGLNAFFTFTVVLTLGYTYQEALAMVFISGVIFFIISLAGLRKRIIESIPSSLKQSIGAGIGFFIAFIGLVKMGVIVKHPATLVSLGNLKNPTVALAILGLIVTIILLSLDVKAAVFVGILITAVVGIILNTLGINNMPQLPTKIFDFSFDTSVAGTFIGGLKSILTKLESIVVILTMLFVDFFDTAGTLIAVTNKIGDNTGKDYNMDKMFYSDAIGTIVGSTLGTSNVTSYIEAASGVAAGGRTGLTAVVTGALFLLSTMFAPLLSIVQSIQVGEIFLEPVVAPALVVVGVLMATQLSNVDWHDFSTAASGFVTIIIMILSYSIANGIAAGFIVYVITRIFTKELKEIKPTVWVLFVIFVLHFAAF